A single region of the Pseudomonas sp. GGS8 genome encodes:
- a CDS encoding bifunctional diguanylate cyclase/phosphodiesterase: MSNVTPPSSASVLNPGLGSPLRGSLKGALATLVLLLIALLFWQLLDQLRETQKNQRQYTIDYTADLASQVSLNMALNAQIALNLLPIIEQPQSADEQQALLRKLQQSLPDLRSLALLSPSGKILSDSATDSQDANYLSELVQRSRAQAHYFSNADDGSVVHLLLHQASGSTRGYWALRLMPTFFSALTKQGDAGIRPLWLVENRTNHQIISRDDTLPSAKPTALTPDELTNSVLTVPLSGSDWQLRGLFDRQRVIEQLLPAFIGKCLLGLAFSLLPFIALLNIRRRQRQLHEGRRRYQDIFEGTGVALCVLDLSGLKGFFDKAQLTSSEQLRTWLDTPEQRQQLLQELRITEVNQVALQLLNVNSCEQAWKLLINGCPLDCTAIGNQVLEAVLHQQKQLELEIKLQDANGRDQHLWLVLRLPEDQADYRAVILSISDITSRKLIELSLLEREGFWSDVVRTVPDHLYVQDVISQRMIFSNHHLGQTLGYNRTELHQMGEYFWEILLHPEDADYYHRSRQSQRHAGYTQLLQCQLRFRHRDGKWRRFDIREQALARDRHDQVTRIIGVAKDITEQIEASESLRDSEQRYRMLAESISDVIFSTDSKMALNYVSPSVQAVLGFDADWIFQNGWQSTIANPQQLSGIYSLMDRVSKALDKPDQLALLRSQVQTQLFLFDCLRADGRKIPIELRLVLVWDEHGAFEGVLGVGRDISQQRRAEKDLRMAATVFEHSTSAILITDPAGYIVQANEAFSRVSGYAVSQVLDQLPNMLTVDEQQEAHLRYVLKQLHQHSTWEGEVWLKRRNGEHYPAWVGITAVLDDEGDLASYVCFFSDISERKASEQRIHRLAYYDALTHLPNRTLFQDRLHTALQSAERQKSWVVLMFLDLDRFKPINDSLGHAAGDRMLKEMATRLLGCVDDDDTVARMGGDEFTLLLQPRVNREIALNRAIHVAEQILASLVKPFVLEGREFFVTASIGIALSPQDGSELSQLMKNADTAMYHAKERGKNNFQFYQADMNASALERLELESDLRHALEQNEFVLYYQPQFSGDGKRLTGAEALLRWRHPRRGLVPPGDFIPVLEELGLVVDVGDWVISEACRQLKTWHQAKVRVPKVSVNISARQFSDGQLGTRIATILKETGLPPACLELELTESILMREVSEAMQILAGLKNLGLSIAVDDFGTGYSSLNYLKQFPIDVLKIDRTFVDGLPSGEQDAQIARAIIAMAHSLNLAVIAEGVETHEQLDFLREHGCDEVQGYLFGRPMPAGRFEAQFSNDALFMFD, encoded by the coding sequence TTGTCCAATGTCACTCCGCCATCGTCCGCGAGCGTGCTCAACCCTGGGCTCGGCTCGCCCCTGCGCGGAAGCTTGAAGGGCGCGCTGGCGACTCTCGTGCTGTTGCTGATCGCACTGCTGTTCTGGCAACTGCTGGATCAACTGCGCGAAACCCAGAAAAACCAGCGCCAGTACACCATCGACTACACCGCCGATCTGGCTTCGCAAGTCAGCCTCAACATGGCGCTCAACGCCCAGATCGCCCTTAATCTGCTACCGATCATCGAACAACCGCAAAGCGCCGACGAACAGCAGGCGTTGCTGCGCAAACTGCAACAGTCGCTGCCCGACCTGCGCAGCCTGGCGCTGCTCAGTCCCTCCGGAAAAATCCTCAGCGACAGCGCCACCGACAGCCAGGACGCCAACTACCTGAGCGAACTGGTCCAGCGCAGTCGCGCCCAGGCCCATTATTTCAGCAATGCCGACGACGGCTCGGTGGTGCACCTGCTCCTGCATCAGGCCAGCGGCAGCACCCGCGGTTATTGGGCCTTGCGCCTGATGCCAACGTTTTTCTCAGCACTGACCAAACAGGGCGACGCCGGCATCCGCCCCCTGTGGCTTGTGGAAAACCGCACCAATCATCAGATCATCAGCCGCGATGACACCCTGCCCTCAGCCAAACCCACCGCGCTGACACCCGACGAACTGACCAACAGCGTGCTGACCGTTCCCCTGAGCGGCAGCGACTGGCAATTGCGCGGTCTATTCGACCGGCAACGGGTCATCGAACAACTGCTGCCGGCGTTCATCGGCAAATGCTTGCTGGGCCTGGCCTTCTCGCTGTTACCGTTCATCGCTTTGCTGAACATTCGCCGCCGTCAACGGCAACTGCATGAAGGCCGCCGACGCTATCAGGACATTTTCGAGGGTACCGGCGTTGCCCTGTGCGTGCTCGATCTGTCCGGGCTCAAAGGTTTTTTCGACAAGGCGCAACTCACCAGCAGCGAGCAGTTGAGGACCTGGCTCGATACACCGGAGCAACGCCAACAACTGCTGCAGGAACTGCGCATCACCGAGGTCAACCAGGTCGCCCTGCAACTGCTCAATGTCAATTCCTGTGAGCAGGCCTGGAAACTGCTGATCAACGGCTGCCCACTGGACTGCACGGCCATCGGCAATCAAGTGCTCGAAGCGGTGCTCCACCAGCAAAAACAGCTTGAGCTGGAAATCAAACTCCAGGATGCCAATGGCCGCGACCAGCACTTGTGGCTGGTGTTGCGCCTGCCGGAAGACCAGGCCGACTATAGAGCGGTGATCCTGAGCATCAGCGACATCACCAGCCGCAAACTCATTGAGCTTTCACTGCTGGAACGCGAAGGGTTCTGGTCCGATGTGGTGCGTACCGTACCGGATCACCTGTATGTGCAGGACGTGATCAGCCAGCGGATGATCTTCAGCAACCATCACCTGGGGCAGACGCTGGGTTACAACCGTACCGAATTGCATCAGATGGGCGAGTATTTCTGGGAAATCCTCTTGCACCCCGAAGATGCCGACTACTATCACCGTTCGCGCCAGTCCCAGCGTCACGCCGGGTACACCCAATTGCTGCAATGCCAACTGCGCTTCCGTCATCGCGACGGCAAATGGCGACGTTTCGATATTCGTGAACAGGCCCTGGCGCGGGATAGGCACGATCAGGTCACGCGCATCATCGGCGTGGCCAAGGACATCACCGAGCAGATCGAAGCCAGTGAATCCCTGCGCGACAGCGAGCAGCGCTACCGAATGCTCGCCGAAAGCATCAGCGACGTGATTTTCTCCACCGACAGCAAGATGGCGCTCAATTACGTCAGCCCGTCGGTGCAAGCTGTACTGGGCTTCGACGCCGACTGGATATTCCAGAACGGCTGGCAATCGACCATCGCCAACCCGCAACAACTGAGCGGCATCTACAGCCTGATGGACCGCGTCAGCAAAGCGCTGGATAAACCTGACCAACTGGCGTTGCTGCGCAGTCAGGTGCAGACCCAACTGTTTTTGTTCGACTGCCTGCGGGCCGACGGGCGCAAGATCCCCATCGAGCTGCGTCTGGTGCTGGTGTGGGACGAACATGGCGCCTTTGAAGGCGTGCTCGGGGTCGGTCGCGACATCAGCCAGCAACGCCGGGCCGAGAAAGACCTGCGCATGGCGGCCACGGTATTCGAGCACTCGACCTCGGCGATCCTGATCACTGACCCGGCCGGCTACATCGTCCAGGCCAACGAGGCCTTCAGTCGCGTCAGCGGCTATGCGGTGTCCCAGGTTCTCGACCAATTGCCGAACATGCTCACCGTCGACGAGCAGCAGGAAGCCCATCTGCGCTACGTGCTCAAGCAATTGCACCAACACAGCACCTGGGAAGGCGAAGTCTGGCTCAAGCGCCGCAACGGCGAGCATTACCCGGCCTGGGTCGGGATTACGGCGGTGCTCGACGACGAAGGCGACCTGGCCAGTTACGTGTGTTTCTTCAGCGACATCAGCGAACGCAAGGCCAGTGAGCAACGGATTCACCGCCTCGCCTATTACGACGCCCTGACCCACCTGCCCAACCGCACGCTGTTCCAGGATCGCCTGCACACCGCGCTGCAATCGGCCGAACGGCAGAAGTCCTGGGTGGTGCTGATGTTCCTCGATCTGGACCGCTTCAAGCCGATCAACGACTCCCTGGGCCATGCCGCCGGCGACCGCATGCTCAAGGAAATGGCCACGCGCTTGCTCGGTTGCGTCGACGATGACGACACCGTAGCGCGCATGGGCGGTGATGAGTTCACGTTGCTGCTGCAACCGCGGGTCAACCGCGAGATCGCGCTGAACCGGGCGATTCACGTGGCCGAGCAGATTCTCGCCAGCTTGGTGAAACCGTTCGTGCTGGAAGGCCGCGAGTTCTTCGTCACCGCCAGTATCGGTATCGCACTGAGCCCTCAGGACGGTAGCGAACTCAGTCAGTTGATGAAGAACGCCGACACCGCGATGTACCACGCCAAGGAGCGTGGCAAGAACAACTTCCAGTTCTATCAGGCCGACATGAACGCCAGCGCCCTGGAGCGTCTGGAGCTGGAAAGCGACTTGCGCCATGCCCTGGAGCAAAATGAATTCGTGCTGTACTACCAGCCGCAATTCAGCGGCGACGGCAAACGCCTGACCGGCGCCGAAGCCCTGCTGCGCTGGCGCCACCCGCGCCGTGGTCTGGTGCCACCGGGGGATTTCATTCCAGTGCTCGAAGAGCTCGGGCTGGTGGTGGATGTCGGCGACTGGGTGATCAGCGAAGCCTGCCGTCAGCTCAAGACCTGGCATCAGGCTAAGGTGCGAGTGCCGAAGGTCTCGGTAAACATTTCGGCCCGGCAGTTCTCCGACGGGCAGCTCGGCACGCGGATCGCCACCATTCTCAAGGAAACCGGGCTGCCGCCGGCGTGCCTGGAGCTGGAGCTGACCGAAAGTATCCTGATGCGTGAAGTCAGCGAGGCGATGCAGATCCTCGCCGGGTTGAAAAACCTCGGCTTGAGCATTGCGGTCGACGATTTCGGCACCGGGTATTCATCGCTCAACTACCTCAAGCAATTCCCGATCGACGTGCTGAAAATCGACCGTACTTTCGTTGATGGCCTGCCATCCGGTGAGCAGGATGCGCAGATTGCCCGGGCGATCATCGCCATGGCCCACAGCCTCAATCTGGCGGTGATCGCCGAGGGCGTGGAAACCCACGAGCAGCTCGACTTCCTGCGTGAACATGGTTGCGATGAGGTTCAGGGCTACCTGTTCGGCCGTCCGATGCCAGCCGGCCGGTTCGAAGCGCAGTTCAGTAACGATGCGCTGTTCATGTTTGACTGA
- the yjiA gene encoding GTPase: MLAPIPVTILSGFLGAGKTTLLRHLLKAEHGLKIAVIENEFSDAGIDTQLLGDEPVQVMTLSNGCVCCTIHTDLTKALYLLLERLESGEIAFDRLVIECTGLADPAPVAQTFFIDEELRERYILDGIITLVDAKHAEHHLTQTIAQAQIGFADRLLVSKRDLVDESTFAALSERLTRINRRAPIRVVDHGKIDLAELLDVRGFNLNADLGGGVSLRPVSKAPSNDRISSLVLRTDKPLDIDKLSEFMNELLEDHGKQLLRYKGVLNILGEPRRMVFQGVLKLYGFDWDTEWADDEARESVIVFIADELPEEKIRKGFTRVAVG; this comes from the coding sequence TTGTTAGCGCCAATCCCTGTCACGATCCTCAGCGGCTTCCTCGGCGCTGGTAAAACCACCTTGTTGCGCCACCTGCTCAAAGCCGAGCACGGTCTGAAAATCGCCGTGATCGAAAATGAATTCAGTGACGCCGGCATCGACACCCAACTGTTGGGCGATGAGCCGGTGCAAGTGATGACGCTGTCCAACGGCTGCGTCTGCTGCACCATTCATACTGATTTGACCAAGGCCCTGTACCTGTTGCTGGAACGCCTGGAGAGCGGCGAAATCGCCTTCGACCGTCTGGTGATCGAATGCACCGGTCTGGCCGACCCGGCACCGGTAGCGCAAACCTTCTTCATCGACGAAGAGCTGCGCGAGCGCTATATCCTTGACGGCATCATCACCCTGGTCGACGCCAAACATGCCGAACACCACCTGACTCAGACCATCGCCCAGGCGCAGATCGGTTTTGCCGACCGCTTGCTGGTGAGCAAACGCGATCTGGTGGATGAGTCGACCTTCGCTGCCCTCAGCGAACGTCTGACCCGCATCAACCGTCGCGCCCCGATTCGCGTGGTCGACCACGGCAAGATTGATCTGGCCGAACTGCTCGATGTGCGTGGTTTCAACCTCAATGCCGACCTCGGTGGTGGCGTGAGTTTGCGCCCGGTGAGCAAGGCGCCCTCCAACGATCGTATTTCCAGCCTGGTATTGCGCACCGACAAGCCGCTGGATATCGACAAGCTCAGCGAGTTCATGAACGAACTGCTGGAAGACCATGGCAAGCAATTGCTGCGCTACAAAGGCGTTTTGAACATCCTCGGCGAACCGCGACGCATGGTGTTTCAGGGAGTATTGAAACTTTACGGTTTCGATTGGGATACGGAGTGGGCGGATGACGAGGCGCGGGAAAGCGTGATCGTGTTCATTGCCGATGAGTTGCCAGAAGAGAAAATTCGCAAGGGGTTTACGCGGGTTGCGGTGGGTTGA
- a CDS encoding C4-dicarboxylate transporter DctA, which produces MLRWCSRSIFLQVVLGLVLGIICGLTLPEYSAQLKPLGDGFIKLIKMLIGLIVFCVVVSGISGAGDLKKVGRIGLKSVIYFEVLTTIALVIGLVFAFTTGIGSGANIHLEQLSAADMGDIAQRGQHMHTTTQFLMDLIPTSVIGAFADNNILQVLLFSVLFGSALNLVGEAASGISRLINELSHVIFRIMGMIVRLAPIGVFGAIAFTTSKYGLDSLQHLGSLVGLFYLTCTAFVALILGLVMRLSGLRMWPLLKYLREELLIVMGTASSDAVLPQIMRKLEHLGIGSSTVGLVIPTGYSFNLDGFSIYLTLAIVFIANATGTPLAMTDLLTILLVSLITSKGAHGIPGSALVILAATLTAIPAIPVVGLVLVLAVDWFMGIGRALTNLIGNCVATVAIARWEKDIDIQRANKVLSGQVGYTFQPRKPVVPAHQQEF; this is translated from the coding sequence ATGCTCAGATGGTGCTCGCGTTCAATCTTCCTTCAAGTGGTTCTCGGACTGGTGCTCGGCATCATCTGCGGACTGACCCTTCCCGAATACTCCGCCCAACTCAAACCCCTCGGCGACGGCTTCATCAAACTGATCAAGATGCTCATCGGCCTGATCGTGTTTTGCGTGGTGGTCAGCGGCATCAGCGGTGCCGGTGACCTGAAGAAGGTCGGCCGCATTGGCCTCAAGTCGGTGATTTACTTCGAAGTGCTGACCACCATCGCCTTGGTGATTGGCTTGGTATTCGCCTTCACGACCGGTATCGGCAGCGGCGCGAACATTCATCTGGAGCAGCTCTCCGCTGCCGACATGGGCGACATCGCCCAGCGCGGTCAGCACATGCACACCACCACGCAGTTCCTGATGGACCTGATTCCGACGTCGGTGATCGGCGCCTTCGCCGACAACAACATCCTGCAAGTCCTGCTGTTTTCGGTGCTGTTCGGCAGCGCGCTGAACCTGGTGGGTGAAGCGGCGTCGGGTATTTCCCGGCTGATCAATGAGCTGAGCCATGTGATCTTCCGCATCATGGGCATGATCGTGCGCCTGGCGCCGATCGGCGTCTTCGGCGCCATCGCCTTCACCACCAGCAAATATGGCCTGGACTCGCTGCAACACCTGGGCAGCCTGGTCGGCCTGTTTTACCTGACCTGCACGGCGTTCGTGGCGCTGATTCTCGGCCTGGTGATGCGCCTCTCCGGTCTGCGGATGTGGCCACTGCTCAAGTACCTGCGCGAAGAACTGCTGATCGTCATGGGCACCGCTTCTTCCGATGCCGTGCTACCACAAATCATGCGCAAGCTTGAGCATCTGGGCATCGGCAGCTCCACGGTCGGGCTGGTGATTCCGACCGGGTATTCGTTCAACCTTGATGGTTTTTCGATCTACCTGACCCTGGCCATTGTGTTCATCGCCAATGCCACCGGCACGCCGCTGGCCATGACTGACCTGTTGACGATTCTGCTGGTGTCGCTGATCACCTCCAAAGGTGCCCACGGGATTCCCGGCTCGGCGCTGGTGATTCTCGCCGCCACCCTGACGGCGATCCCGGCGATTCCGGTGGTGGGCCTGGTGCTGGTGCTGGCGGTGGACTGGTTCATGGGCATCGGCCGGGCGCTGACCAATTTGATCGGTAACTGCGTCGCCACAGTGGCCATTGCCCGCTGGGAAAAGGACATCGATATCCAACGGGCAAACAAAGTGCTGTCCGGCCAGGTGGGTTATACCTTCCAGCCGAGAAAACCGGTTGTCCCGGCACATCAGCAGGAATTTTAA
- the glyA gene encoding serine hydroxymethyltransferase, translating to MFSRDLTIAKFDADLFAAMEQEAQRQEEHIELIASENYTSPAVMEAQGSVLTNKYAEGYPGKRYYGGCEFVDVVEQLAIDRAKELFGADYANVQPHAGSQANSAVYLALLQAGDTILGMSLAHGGHLTHGASVSSSGKLYNAVQYGIDANGLIDYDEVERLAVEHKPKMIVAGFSAYSQILDFPRFREIADKVGAYLFVDMAHVAGLVAAGVYPNPVPFADVVTTTTHKTLRGPRGGLILARANADIEKKLNSAVFPGAQGGPLEHVIAAKAICFKEALQPEFKAYQQQVVKNAQAMAGVFIERGFDVVSGGTQNHLFLLSLIKQEISGKDADAALGKAFITVNKNSVPNDPRSPFVTSGLRFGTPAVTTRGFKEAECKELAGWICDILADLNNEAVIDAVREKVKAICKKLPVYGA from the coding sequence ATGTTCAGCCGTGATTTGACTATTGCCAAGTTCGACGCCGACCTTTTTGCCGCCATGGAGCAAGAAGCTCAGCGCCAGGAAGAACACATTGAGCTGATCGCTTCGGAAAACTACACCAGCCCTGCGGTGATGGAAGCTCAAGGCTCGGTATTGACCAACAAGTACGCCGAAGGCTACCCGGGCAAGCGCTACTACGGTGGTTGCGAGTTCGTCGACGTGGTTGAGCAACTGGCCATCGACCGTGCCAAAGAACTGTTCGGCGCCGATTACGCCAACGTTCAGCCACACGCTGGCTCGCAAGCCAACAGCGCCGTTTACCTGGCCCTGCTGCAAGCAGGCGACACCATTCTGGGCATGAGCCTGGCCCACGGTGGTCACCTGACCCACGGTGCCAGCGTTTCCTCCTCCGGCAAGCTGTACAACGCCGTTCAGTACGGCATCGACGCCAATGGCCTGATCGACTACGACGAAGTCGAGCGTCTGGCCGTTGAGCACAAGCCGAAAATGATCGTGGCCGGTTTCTCTGCCTACTCGCAGATTCTGGACTTCCCGCGCTTCCGTGAAATCGCCGACAAGGTTGGCGCCTACCTGTTCGTCGACATGGCCCACGTGGCCGGTCTGGTCGCCGCTGGCGTCTACCCGAACCCGGTGCCTTTCGCTGACGTCGTGACGACCACTACCCACAAGACCCTGCGCGGTCCACGTGGCGGCCTGATCCTGGCTCGCGCCAACGCTGACATCGAGAAGAAGCTGAACTCCGCAGTATTCCCGGGCGCCCAGGGTGGCCCGCTGGAGCACGTGATCGCTGCCAAGGCGATCTGCTTCAAGGAAGCGCTGCAACCTGAGTTCAAGGCCTACCAGCAACAAGTGGTGAAAAACGCTCAGGCCATGGCCGGCGTGTTCATCGAGCGCGGTTTCGACGTGGTGTCGGGCGGTACTCAGAACCACCTGTTCCTGCTGTCGCTGATCAAGCAGGAAATCTCCGGTAAAGACGCCGACGCCGCGCTGGGCAAAGCGTTCATCACCGTGAACAAGAACTCGGTACCGAACGATCCACGCTCCCCGTTCGTCACCTCCGGCCTGCGTTTCGGTACCCCGGCAGTGACCACTCGCGGTTTCAAGGAAGCCGAGTGCAAAGAGCTGGCTGGCTGGATCTGCGACATCCTGGCTGACCTGAACAACGAAGCGGTGATCGACGCCGTTCGCGAGAAGGTCAAAGCCATCTGCAAGAAACTGCCGGTATACGGCGCTTAA
- a CDS encoding FadR/GntR family transcriptional regulator codes for MITSSTVVNSVVEKLRAALARGQWRSGEMLPGQRELAEQLGISRPSLREAVIVLETLGLVRSMPGKGVVVLEANLSDSQSHDSAVAGASLEDVLQLRYTLEPFIVGLVAQSISSKEVGQLRLTLMDMREALEANDSEAGVNAYIAFHEELFTLTSNPIFQSVVQQTSNALKQSADVLRNSPEHLAERLEESEAMVRAIRSKNSAQASAEMRRHILREGQRMGIELNIPDDHLGS; via the coding sequence GTGATTACCTCGTCAACCGTCGTAAATTCAGTGGTAGAAAAACTACGGGCCGCGCTGGCCCGCGGTCAGTGGCGTTCCGGCGAAATGCTGCCGGGCCAGCGTGAACTGGCCGAACAACTGGGCATCAGCCGCCCAAGCCTGCGCGAAGCGGTGATCGTGCTGGAAACCCTCGGGCTGGTGCGCTCGATGCCGGGTAAAGGCGTAGTGGTGCTGGAAGCCAATCTCAGCGACAGCCAAAGCCACGACAGCGCGGTCGCCGGGGCCAGCCTGGAAGACGTGCTGCAACTGCGCTACACCCTTGAGCCGTTCATCGTCGGCCTGGTGGCACAGTCCATCAGCAGCAAGGAAGTCGGGCAACTGCGCCTGACCCTGATGGACATGCGCGAAGCCCTGGAAGCCAATGACAGCGAGGCCGGTGTGAACGCCTACATCGCGTTCCACGAAGAGTTGTTCACCCTGACCTCGAACCCGATTTTCCAGAGTGTGGTGCAACAAACCAGCAATGCCCTCAAGCAAAGCGCTGACGTGCTGCGCAATTCTCCGGAGCATCTGGCTGAACGCCTTGAAGAAAGCGAAGCCATGGTGCGAGCGATCCGCAGCAAGAACAGCGCCCAGGCCAGCGCCGAGATGCGTCGGCATATTCTTCGGGAAGGCCAACGGATGGGCATCGAATTGAACATCCCGGACGACCACCTTGGCAGTTGA
- a CDS encoding YbdD/YjiX family protein has protein sequence MFNDLSRLGKYLGQAARLMVGMPDYDNYVEHMRTKHPDKPVMSYEAFFRERQEARYGGKGGPKCC, from the coding sequence ATGTTCAATGACCTGAGTCGCCTCGGTAAATACCTCGGTCAGGCTGCGCGCCTGATGGTCGGCATGCCCGACTACGACAACTACGTCGAGCATATGCGAACCAAACATCCGGACAAGCCGGTGATGAGTTACGAGGCGTTCTTTCGCGAACGCCAGGAGGCTCGTTACGGTGGCAAGGGTGGACCGAAGTGCTGTTGA
- the ettA gene encoding energy-dependent translational throttle protein EttA: MAQYVFTMHRLGKVVPPKREILKNISLSFFPGAKIGVLGLNGSGKSTLLKIMAGVDTEFDGEARPMPDLNIGYLPQEPILDPTKTVREVVEEAVSVIKDAQARLDEVYAAYADPDADFDKLAAEQAKLEAILQASDGHNLDRQLEVAADALRLPAWDAKVEHLSGGEKRRVALCRLLLSAPDMLLLDEPTNHLDADSVAWLEHFLHDFPGTVVAITHDRYFLDNVAGWILELDRGAGIPYEGNYSGWLEAKSDRLAAESKQQSAHEKAMKEELEWVRKGAKARQSKSKARLQRFEEMQSQEFQKRSETNEIYIPAGPRLGDKVIEFKNVTKGYGDRVLIDNLSFSMPKGAIVGVIGGNGAGKSTLFRMLMGKETPDSGSIEVGETVQLACVDQSREDLDGSKTVFQQISDGSDQIRIGNYEIPSRTYVGRFNFKGGDQQKFVKDLSGGERGRLHLALTLKEGGNVLLLDEPSNDLDVETLRSLEEALLDFPGAAIVISHDRWFLDRVATHILAYEDDSQAVFFEGNYTEYEADRKKRLGEAASQPHRVRHKKLA, translated from the coding sequence ATGGCTCAATACGTCTTCACCATGCATCGGCTGGGCAAAGTTGTTCCGCCGAAGCGGGAAATCCTGAAAAACATTTCGCTGTCGTTCTTCCCCGGCGCCAAGATCGGCGTCCTCGGCCTCAACGGTTCGGGTAAGTCCACGCTGCTGAAAATCATGGCGGGCGTCGACACCGAGTTCGACGGCGAGGCCCGTCCGATGCCGGACCTGAACATCGGCTATCTGCCGCAAGAACCGATCCTGGATCCGACCAAGACCGTGCGTGAAGTGGTCGAGGAAGCAGTCAGCGTGATCAAGGACGCCCAGGCGCGTCTGGACGAGGTCTACGCGGCCTACGCCGATCCGGATGCCGACTTCGACAAGCTGGCTGCAGAGCAAGCCAAGCTTGAAGCCATCCTGCAGGCCAGCGATGGCCACAACCTGGATCGCCAACTGGAAGTCGCTGCCGATGCACTGCGTCTGCCGGCCTGGGATGCCAAGGTTGAACATCTTTCCGGTGGTGAAAAGCGTCGTGTGGCCCTGTGCCGCCTGCTGCTGTCCGCCCCGGACATGCTGCTGCTCGACGAACCAACCAACCACCTGGACGCCGATTCCGTCGCCTGGCTGGAGCATTTCCTGCACGATTTCCCGGGCACCGTGGTTGCGATCACGCACGACCGTTACTTCCTGGACAACGTTGCCGGCTGGATCCTCGAACTCGACCGCGGCGCCGGTATCCCGTACGAGGGCAACTATTCGGGTTGGCTCGAAGCCAAGTCCGATCGTCTGGCAGCCGAATCCAAGCAGCAATCGGCTCACGAAAAGGCCATGAAGGAAGAACTGGAGTGGGTGCGCAAAGGCGCCAAGGCCCGCCAGTCCAAATCCAAGGCTCGTCTGCAACGCTTCGAAGAAATGCAATCGCAGGAATTCCAGAAGCGCAGCGAAACCAACGAGATCTATATCCCGGCCGGTCCACGCCTGGGCGACAAGGTCATCGAGTTCAAGAACGTCACCAAGGGCTACGGCGATCGCGTGCTGATCGACAACCTGTCGTTCTCCATGCCTAAAGGCGCCATCGTTGGCGTGATCGGCGGTAACGGTGCCGGTAAATCGACCCTGTTCCGTATGCTGATGGGCAAGGAAACGCCGGATTCGGGCAGCATCGAAGTTGGTGAAACCGTGCAACTGGCGTGCGTCGATCAGAGCCGTGAAGACCTGGATGGCAGCAAGACTGTGTTCCAGCAGATCTCCGACGGTTCCGACCAGATTCGTATCGGCAACTACGAGATCCCGTCGCGTACCTATGTCGGTCGTTTCAACTTCAAGGGTGGCGATCAGCAGAAGTTCGTCAAGGACCTGTCCGGTGGTGAGCGTGGTCGCTTGCACCTGGCCCTGACCCTGAAAGAGGGCGGCAACGTCCTGCTGCTCGACGAACCGTCCAACGACCTCGACGTTGAAACCCTGCGTTCCCTGGAAGAAGCCTTGCTGGACTTCCCGGGCGCTGCCATTGTGATCTCTCACGATCGGTGGTTCCTTGACCGCGTCGCGACTCACATCCTGGCGTACGAAGATGACTCGCAAGCGGTGTTCTTCGAAGGCAACTACACCGAGTACGAAGCCGATCGCAAGAAACGCCTCGGCGAAGCGGCCTCCCAACCGCACCGCGTACGGCACAAGAAACTGGCCTGA
- a CDS encoding GntR family transcriptional regulator has translation MNSFASPQTLVALPFHPLVDDLYSRIFDAILEQRINADSRFTEDSLAQMFGARRSDIRNVLTQLSHQQIIILRTNHRPRVAEPDVEQTRQTLHARRLTEITLVKLACQQPRPKKLKRLRALIESERLCKERGPAIRLSGEFHLQLAEMAGNAPLVHFLGSLVPLTSLATAHFNAWVEGYCVWQVHEGILAAVECGDARRAETLLTRHLDYMEETLLNAGSALSHNRVAG, from the coding sequence ATGAACAGCTTCGCCTCACCACAAACTCTTGTTGCCCTGCCCTTTCACCCGCTGGTGGATGATCTCTATTCGCGGATCTTCGACGCGATTCTCGAACAGCGCATCAATGCGGACAGTCGCTTTACCGAAGATAGCCTGGCGCAGATGTTCGGTGCCAGGCGCAGTGATATTCGTAATGTGCTGACGCAACTGTCCCATCAGCAGATCATCATCCTGCGGACCAATCATCGCCCCCGGGTCGCCGAGCCCGATGTCGAACAGACCCGTCAGACGCTTCATGCCCGGCGTCTGACCGAAATCACGCTGGTGAAACTTGCCTGCCAGCAGCCTCGCCCGAAAAAACTGAAACGCCTGCGTGCCTTGATCGAAAGCGAGCGCCTATGTAAGGAGCGTGGTCCAGCGATTCGGTTATCGGGGGAGTTTCACTTGCAACTGGCCGAAATGGCGGGAAATGCACCGCTGGTGCATTTTCTTGGCAGCCTGGTGCCGTTGACTTCATTGGCGACGGCGCATTTCAATGCGTGGGTAGAGGGCTATTGCGTCTGGCAGGTGCACGAAGGGATTTTGGCTGCGGTAGAGTGCGGGGACGCTCGGAGGGCAGAGACATTGTTGACCCGGCACCTTGATTACATGGAAGAGACATTGCTGAATGCGGGATCGGCTCTGAGCCACAATCGTGTCGCCGGTTAG